Sequence from the Lysobacter capsici genome:
CTTTTGCTTTCGGGGGAGTTGTGGAGCAAGAGCAAAAGCGAATCCCCCCTGCCCCCCCTTTTACAAAGGGGGGAACAGCCAAACCAGGAAGGGGAACGGGTAAGTCATGTCGCGCTGAGATGCGCGACATCGACTCGCTCTTCGTGCGCGCTACCCATGCCCACTTTGTAAAAGGGGGCGAGCGCCCGGCGCGGGCTCGAGGTTGGGTCGATAGCTCAGCGCGGGGGATTCGCTTTTGCTCTTGGTCGAGTTGCTGAGCAAAAAAAAGCGAATCCCCCCTGGCCCCCCTTTTACAAAGGGGGGAATCGGTAGGTTGGGATAAGGAGATCTGGATGAGGTTGGAGGCGGGGCGTCGAGTCGCCCGAAACTCAAGCCGCGCTACGCCGACAATAATCCAGCAACCGATAACTCAACTCGGCCTCGTTCGGCGCGCCGCGCAAACGTTCGCGAAAGGCCTCGTCGGCGAAGCGCTCGGCCAGTTCGGCCAGCAGTTGCAGATGCTGCTGCACGTGATGCTCGGGCACCGCCATCGCCAGCACCAGATCCACCGGCTGGCCGTCGGCCGCGCCGAAATCCACCGGTTGCGCGAGCCGCAAAAAGGCCGCACGGCTGTGTTCGAACAGCGGCGTGCGGCCGTGTGGGATGGCCACGCCATGGCCGATCGCGGTACTGGCCAAGGTTTCGCGTTCCTGCAGGCCTTTGCTGAGCGCGGCGGTCATCCGTAGATGGCCTTCGCAAAGCAGATGGGCAGCGGTATCAAGCACTGCGTTGCGATCGCCGGGGTGTTCCAGGATGACAACGCGCTGTGCGCTCAACAATTCGTAAAGCGGCATGGCGGTGTGCTTGAGTGGCTGGCGGAAAGCGGGCGCGGAAGGACGGGAGGGGTCAGCCGAATTCGCCGCTGCGGGCGAGGCTTTCGCCGCGATGATGATCGACCTGCTTGCTCTTGTGCTTCATCAATGCGCGGTCGAGCTTGTCGGCGAGCAGATCGATGGCGGCGTACATGTCGATGGTGGCGGCGTCGCAGTGCAGGGTGCGTCCGGCGATCAGGACGGTGGCTTCGGCTCGATGGTCGGGCTTGTCGAGGCTGAGCTGGATTCGCACGTCGAAGGGTTGGTCGTAGTGGCGTTGCAGACGGGCCAGCTTGGTTTCAACGTAATCACGCAGCGGAGCGGTGACTTCAATCTGCTGGCCGTGGGTTTCGATACGCATCGGGGACCTCCTTCACGTCGCGGGTGAATGCAGAAACGTGTTCCGACCGGTCTTGCCGGACCGAAACGGAACCGGGTGACGCCCTGGCCGCGAATAACCGACCAGGGAGTCCAGCATCGCATGCTGAGCCTGCGGCGCAAGAGGCCGGCGTAGCCCTTTGGTCTTATCCCGGGCGGAAATGCTTGATCGGCCAAGCGTTTTCAAAGGATGTAAAAGTTTTGAAATGGCTCGACTCGGCAAGGTCGGGCGTTTGCGCGGGGCCGGTGAGATCGGGTGAGTCGGCGCTGCAGCCCTTGGCGGATAAAGATTGCGCAGTTTTCCGGGCGCGTGACCGCGGCCCGGCGCGGCGGGCGCGGGGCAGTGACGGGTCCGATGAGCCGATGTTACGGCCGTGCGAAACGGCCGCGCATGCCTCGGCTTCAGGCCATGCGCACGCGATCTTGCGAGGACGGAATGCTCATCGCTTCGCGGTACTTGGCGACGGTGCGGCGCGCGACCGGCACGCCGGTGGCCTTCAAGGTTTCGGCCAGGCGCGCATCCGACAGCGGCTTGCGCGGATTTTCCGCTTCGATCAGGCGCCGGATCATCGCCTGGATCGCGGTGCTGGACGCTTCGCCGCCGGCGCCGGTGTCGATGCCCGAGGCGAAGAACGCGCGCAGCGGCATCGTGCCGCGCGGGGTGCGCGCGTACTTGCGCGCGATCGCGCGCGAGACCGTGGATTCGTGCAGGCCGACTTCGGTGGCGACTTCGCGCAAGGTCAGCGGTCGCAGCGCGCTGTCGCCGAATTCGAGGAACGCGGCTTGTTGCTTGAGCAGGCAGCGCGCCACTTTCAACAAGGTATCGCCGCGCGCTTCCAGACTCTTGAGCAGCCAGCGCGCCTCCTGCAGATGGCCGCGCAGATAACTCGCGTCGGACGCGCTGGCGTGGCGGATCATGCCTTCGTAGCCGCGATGGATCGAAATACGCGGACGCATCGATTCCGACAACGCGACCCGCCACAGGCCTTGCTGACGCCAGATCACCACGTCGGGCGTGACGTAGGTGTCGGTGGAAATCGCGCCCATCTGCGCGCCCGGACGCGGGTCGAGTGAGCGCAGCAATTGCACCGCGGTGTCGACCTGGGCGGTGTCGAGCTTGAGTTCGTTGGCCAACCCGGCCACGCCGACGCGCGGCAGGCGTTCGAGCGGGCCGCTGGCGATCTGCGCGGCCAGCGCCTTGCCCGGGGTGTCGTCGGGCAAGGTGCCCAGTTGCAGGTTGAGGCATTCGCCGAGCGAACGCGCGGCCACGCCGACCGGATCGAAGCGCTGCACCTGATGCAGCACGGTGGCCACTTCGTCTTCGCCGACGGTGAGTTCCGGCGCGAGCGAGGCGGCGATCGCGTCCAACGGTTCGCGCAGGTAACCGTCGTCGTCGATCGCCTCGATCAGGGCCACGCCGATGCTGCGGTCGCGCTGCGACAGCGGGCTCAGGTGCAATTGCCACAACAGGTGATCGAGCAGGGTCTCGGCATCGGCGACCTGTTCGGCCGCGGGCGAGTCTTCGTCGTGGTCGGAGGGGCCGACCCGTTCGTACCAGGTCTCGCCGTCGTCCATGGTCCACTCGGGCTCGGCGACCGGCGCTTCGGTGCTGCTGCCGGCCTCGCTGCCGCCGCCTTCCTCGCCGCTGGGCACGACCACGCGCGGCTCGTCCTCGGCCGCGGACGGTTCGGTCCAGTCGAGCAGCGGATTGCTTTCGACGGCGGTCGCGAGCTCGGCTTCCAGTTCCACCGCCGACAACTGCAGCAGGCGAATCGCCTGACGCAATTGCGGCGTCATCACCAGCTGTTGTCCGAGTGAGGCTTGGAGGCGGGGCTTCATCATCGATTGCAGACGCGACCTGAATAGGCGACCTGAGACGGCGGCCGAGTCGCGCGTCGCGGGCGTCGTTACGCGCCCGGCAACCCACAGGTTACAAGCGGAACGTTTCGCCCAGGTAGACGCGACGGACATCGGGATTGGCCAGCAGCGCGTCCGGAGCCCCCTGCGCGAGCACGCCGCCGTCGTTCAGGATATACGCACGATCGCAAATGCCCAAGGTTTCGCGCACGTTGTGGTCGGTGATGAGGACACCGATCCCGCGATTCTTGAGGTGGCGCACGATTCGCTGGATCTCGCCGACCGAGATGGGGTCGACACCGGCGAAGGGTTCGTCCAGCAGCATCAGGCGCGGGCGTGCAGCCAAAGCGCGTGCGATTTCCACACGACGGCGTTCGCCGCCGGACAGGCTGGCGCCGAGCTGATCGGCGACGTGGGTCACCTGCAGTTCGTCCATCAGGCTGCCCAGCTCGCGTTCGATGCCGGCGCGGTCGAGGTCGTCGCGCAGTTCCAGCACCAGGCGCAGGTTGTCGGCGACGCTGAGCTTGCGGAAGACCGAAGGTTCCTGCGGCAGATAGCCCACGCCGTACTTGGCGCGCGCGTACATCGGCTCGGCGGTGATGTCCTTGCCGTCGAGCACGATCGAGCCGGCGTCGGCCGGCACCAGGCCGACGATCATGTAGAAGCAGGTGGTCTTGCCGGCGCCGTTGGGGCCGAGCAGGCCGACCACTTCGCCGGCGTCGAGGGTCAGGCCGAAGTCGCGCACGACTTCGCGCTGGCGGTAGGCCTTGCGCAGGCCTTGAGCGACCAGCATCAGCCGCCTCCCTTGGCCGGCGCGGCGGTCTTGCTCTTGGGCTGCAGGCGCATGTTGACGCGGCCGCCGGTGCCGCCGCTCTCGATCTGGCCGGTCTTGGAGTTGTAGACGATGCGTTCGCTCTTGATCGTGTCGCCGGCTTTGTCGACGAAGGCGTTGCCGGTCAGGATGATGATTTCCTTCGGCATGTCGTAGTCGACCTTGTTGGCGCGGCCGGCGAACGGCGAGCCGTCGTCGAGTTGTTGCTTGATGGTGACCTGCGAGCCGGTCATGGTCACGTAGGTGACCTCGCCGTTGCTGCGCTTGAGGTCGGCCTTGGCGGCGTTGATGACCAGGGTGCCCTGGACGATCTTGACGTTGCCGGTCATCACGCACGGCGCGGTGTCGTTGCTGACCGAGCAGTTGCTGCTGTCGGCGTCGATGTCGGTGGGCTGATTGCGATCCGAGGAGCGCGCGAGCACGGCCGCCGGCGCCAGTGCAACGGCGACCAGGCACAGCGCGAGCAAATTAGCGAGCTTTCGCTTCATAGCGGACCTTGACGTTGGGAATGATGACGTTCTTGGTTTCGAGATCGGCCTGCAATCCCGAGCCGTTCATTGTAATACCGGGCTGTATCATCTTGACCGGAACGGCCGAAGTGGCCTTGTTCGCGTCGGGGAACACGTTCAGTTCCTCGCTGGTGATGTTGATCGGCTTGCCTTCGGCGTTGGTGCTGTCGGCATGGACCTGGCCGCGCAGGCGCACCTCGTCGGCCTCGGCGCTGACCCAGCCGCGCTGCGATTTCACTTCCCACGGGCCGCCGTTGGCGCCGGGCTTGGCCGGGATCAGGAACACCGGGGTGGTGATGTCCATGGTCTTGACGTTGGGGTCGCGGGTCAGCTTGGGCGCGCGCAGGGTGAACGATTCCTTGCCCTGCTTGTCGAGCACGACCGCTTCGAAGTCGTTGAGCACGTAATCCGGACGCGTGCTGGTCGGGCCGGAGACCGGCTTTTCGCGCTGCGACCACAGCGCCCAGCCGCTGAGCGCGGCGGCGGCGAGCAGGATCAGGGTGAGCATGCCGCGCCAGCTCATCCCAGCGCTCCGGCCAGGGCGTCTTCGGCGTGGCCTTGCGCGGCCAGCAGCAGATCGCACAGTTCGCGCGCCGCGCCTTCGCCGCCGCGCGCCACCGTGCGCCAGTGCACCCGCTCGCGCACCCACGGGTGCGCGTTGGCCGGCGCGACCGCCAGGCCGACGTGCGGCAGGATCCGCAGGTCGGCGAGGTCGTCGCCCATGAAGGCGACCTGTTCCAGGGTGAGCCCCAGACTTTCGGCGATCAGCTTGACGCAGACCAGCTTGTCCTTGACCTCGCCGTGCGAGGTCGCGCCGAGTTCGGCGGCGCGGTGGGCGGCGATGGTGCCGCCGCGCGCGGTCACGAAATGCACGGCGATGCCGACCTTGCGCAGCAGCGCCAGGCCCTGGCCGTCCTGGACATGGAAGCTCTTGTACTCGCGCCCGGTGCTGTCGAAGGTCAGCCGCCCGTCGGTCAAGGTGCCGTCGACGTCGAAGCAGGCCAGCCGGATGCGCGCGGCGCGTTCGCGGATGGCGGCGGGGTAGTCGTTTAGGTGGCTGTAGGGCACTGGGTTCGGGAATAGGGAATGGGGAATTGGGAATCGGAAAGCGTTTGCCCGGCGAGCGGAGAGATCGCGAGGAACCGCTTTCCGATTCCCAATTCCCGATTCCCCAATCCCGGCCGTTAAACCACTCTGGCCCGCAACAAGTCGTGAATGTTCAGGGCACCGACCACGCGGCGTTCAGTGTCCACGACCAGCAGGCCGCTGATCTTGTGCGTTTCCATGAGCTGCGCGGCTTCCACCGCGAGCGCGTCGGCGCCGATGGTCTTGGGCGAGCGGGTCATGACCTCTTTGATCTGGGTCGAGCGCAGGTCCACGCCGGGGTCGTCGAGGGTGCGGCGCAAGTCGCCGTCGGTGTACAGGCCGATCAGGCGCCGCGCGTCGTCGACCACCGCGGTCATGCCCAGGCGCTTGCGGCTCATCTCGACCAGGGCTTCGCTGACGCTGGCGTCGGCGCCGACCGTGGGCACCTCGTCGCCGGCATGCATGATGTCGGTGATGTGCAGCAGCAGGCGCCGGCCGAGCGCGCCGGCCGGGTGCGAACGGGCGAAGTCGTCGGCGGTGAAGCCGCGCGCCTCGAGCAGCGCGACCGCGATCGCGTCGCCCATCGCCAGCGAGGCGGTGGTGCTGGAGGTCGGCGCCAGCGCCAGCGGGCAGGCCTCGGCCGGCACGCTGACGTCGAGGTGGACGTCGGATTCGCGGGCCAGGGTCGATTGCGGCCGTCCGGTCATGCCGATCACCGCATTGCCCTGGCGCTTGAGCACCGGCAGCAGCATCAGCACTTCGTCGCTTTCGCCCGAGTAGGACAGGGCCAGGACCACGTCGGTGTCGGTGATCATGCCCAGGTCGCCGTGGCCGGCCTCGCCCGGGTGAACGTAGAACGAGGGCGTGCCGGTCGAGGCCAGGGTCGCGGCGATCTTGCGCGCGATGTGGCCCGACTTGCCCATTCCGGTGCAGACCACGCGGCCCTGGGCGCGCAGAATCAGCTTGCAGGCGGCGGTGAAGTCGCCGTCGATACGCGCGGCGACCGCGGCCAGGGCCTGCCCCTCGATCTCGAACACGCGCCGGCCGCTGGTGGCCAGGCCGGCCTCGGTGGCGCCGCTGGGATCGAGCAGGGACGGTGCGGGACTGATCATAGAAATCGCCGTTTCGAAGGTCGCCATTTCGGACCGGAGGGCTTTCCGCTAGGCTAATCCGTCAATTCTAAGCGGTTCGCCCGTCCAGCGCCGTGCCCCGCGGCAGATCCGCGCCGGACCGGGGCATCGCCCATTCAGCCGGCTTCCGTCCCGTCCAGCGCGTCTGGGCCGGCCCGGTCGCCGCTCCGTCCACCGTCCGGCCCCGCCGGTCCGTCAGTTCAAAGGCTCCCGATACGTGAACGCCGAAACCATCCGCACCCTGATCGAAAACGGCCTGCCTGGCGCGCAAGCGCGGGTCCAGGGCGACGACGGCGTCCATTTCGAGGCCACGGTCGTGGCCGAAGCCTTCCGCGGCAAGCTGCCGCTGGCGCGCCACCGCCTGGTCTACGCGACCCTGGGCGAGCGCATGGGCGGCGAGATCCATGCCTTGGCGTTGAAGACGTTGACGCCGGAAGAAGCCGGGAATCGGGAATAGGGAAACGGGAATCGGAGAGCCGCTTTGTCGCTTCTCCGACTTCACCGCGACCTCATTCAACCTGATCGATCCGCTTTTACCATTCCCGATTCTCCACTCCCTATTCCCGGCTCCCAAACAATGCAAAAAATCGTGGTCGAAGGCGGCCAGCCGCTCAACGGCGAAGTCCAGATTTCCGGTGCCAAGAACGCCGTCCTGCCGATTCTGTGCGCGACCTTGCTGGCCGACGCGCCGGTGACGATCCGCAACGTGCCGCGCCTGCACGACGTGCTGACCACGGCCAAGCTGCTGGGCGAGCTCGGCGCCGGGGTGAGCAGCGAGGGCGCGACGATCACGGTCGATCCGACCACGGTCAACAGCCATGTCGCCCCGTACGAACTGGTCAAGACCATGCGCGCCTCGGTGCTGGTGCTCGGCCCGCTGCTGGCCAAGTACGGCCAGGCCGAAGTGTCGCTGCCCGGCGGCTGCGCGATCGGTTCGCGTCCGGTCGACCAGCACATCAAGGGCCTGCAGGCGCTCGGCGCCGAGATCTCGGTCGAGAACGGCTACATCAAGGCCCATCGCAACGGCCGCCTGAAGGGCGCGCGCTTCGTCTTCGACGTGGTGAGCGTGACCGGCACCGAGAACGTGCTCATGGCCGCGGCATTGGCCGAAGGCACCAGCGTGATCGAGAACGCGGCGATGGAGCCGGAGGTCGTCGATCTGGCCGATTGCCTCAACGCGCTCGGCGCGAACATCGAGCATGCCGGCAGCGGCCGGATCATCGTCCACGGCGTCGAGAAACTGCACGGCGGCAGCCACGACGTGCTGCCCGACCGCATCGAAACCGGCACCTTCCTGGTCGCCGCGGCGATGACCGGCGGCCGCGTCACCACCACCCGCAGCCGCGCCGACACGCTCGATTCGGTGTTGGACAAGCTGCGCGACGCGGGCGCGACGATCGAAGTCGACGGCGACCGCATCACCCTGGACATGGGCGGCCGCCGCGTGCGCGCCGTCGATCTGGTGACCGCGCCGTACCCGGCGTTCCCGACCGACATGCAGGCGCAGTTCATGGCGCTCAACTGCATCGCCGAGGGCGTGGGCGTGATCAACGAGACGATCTTCGAAAACCGCTTCATGCACGTCAACGAACTGCTGCGTCTGGGCGCCGACATCCGCGTCGACGGCCACACCGCGGTGATCCGCGGCGCCGCCAGGCTCAGCGGCGCGCCGGTGATGGCGACCGACCTGCGCGCCTCGGCCTCGCTGATTTTGGCCGGCCTGGTGGCGCAGGGCGAGACCACGATCGATCGCATCTACCACCTCGATCGTGGCTACGAGAACATCGAGGAGAAGCTGTCGGGGTTGGGCGCGAAGATTCGGCGCGTGGGGTGATACCTCGCATGGCGTGCGGCGAATGGATCGCGGCGCGTGGATCGCGGGGAGAGTGGGTTGCGGCGCGTGGGTTGATGCGGCTCGTTAACGACACCTAGTGCGTAGCATTCCCTCTCCCGCTTGCGGGAGAGGGCCAGGGTGAGGGCGCTTCTGCTCTTTGTTCAAACAGCAACGGCATTCGCGTCTGCGGCGCTTATTCCCTCACCCCAACCCTCTCCCGCAAGCGGGAGAGGGAGCCTGTTGCTCGCTTGCTCGGGCGAACGCTTGAGGCGGTCGGACTGGTGTCTGCAGCAACAAAAAAGCCCCGCGATCGCGGGGCTTTTTGTTGCTCGCATGCATCGGTTACTCGCCGCGACAAGCGCCGATCAACGCACCGCCTGCACCCGCAGATCGATCGCATCGCTGCCGTTCTCGCGCTGCAGAATGCGCGCCGGCACCGGCATGCCCGGCACGACCCAGGCGATGGTTTCCTTGTCGCCGTTCTTGCTCGAGACCTTGGTCGCCTGCTGCGACTTGCCGCCGACCGTGATCGCTTCCTTGCCGACCACCGTGTAGCTCAGTTGCTTGACCCGGCCGTCCTCGACCATGCGGTAGCTCATCGGCTTGCCGGCGTTGGCGTCGCGGACCAGGGCCAGGTTGACCAGCAACGCGTCGAGGTCGCCGCTCTGCAATTTGATCGGGCCGGCGCGCTCGGGCTTGATGTCGCCGGTCCAGGTGGCGACGCTGCGCGACCAGTCGTAGGCGGCGTTGACCGACTTCTTCTTGGTCAGCACCTTGCTCGAATCGCTGCCGCTGACCGGGCGCAACTGGCCGTTGCTGTCCTCGAACACGGTCGACTGCTGCAGATCGGCCAGCGGGCTGGTGATCGACAGGCTGTACTTCCAGCGGTTGCCCTCGGCGGCGACGGTCATGCGGCCGTTGCCCTGCATGCCCATGTAGCTGGCCGAGTAGTCGGCGCTGAACGGCTTGACCGCGAGCGCGGGCGCGCTGACGACGGCCAGGGCCGCGGCGAGCACGGCCAGGCCGGTCTTGAAGGTGCGGACCGTTACGGTGCGGTCGGTGGTGTGGCTCATGATCCGTTGACTCCTTTGTATTCGACCAGGCGCAAATCGTAGGTGTCCTGGCCATCTTCGCGCTGCAGGATGCGCACGGGGGTGGGAACGCCGTCGACCACCCAAATGGATGTTTCCTCGTTGCCGCTCTGCACGCGGTTGACGCGCATCGCGTTGAAGCTCATATCGTCGACCTTGACGCCTTCCAGGTCCTGGCTCACCAGGTATTGATGGGGGCGCAGGCGGCCGGAATCCACAAACCGGTAATTCAGGGTCTTGCCGGGCTGGGCGTCGCGGACCACCGCCAAGTTGATCAGCAGCCCGCTCATGTCGCCGTCCTGCAGCGCGATCGGCTTGCGCCGGTGCTCCTTGATGTCGCCGGTCCATTGCGCGGCATGCTGGGCCCAGTCGTAGGTGCCGGTGATGATCCGCTTGGAGAACAACACCTTGCGCACCATGGTCTGGCTCAACGGCCGGTAGGTCTCACCGACCAGGTCGAACAGCGTGCTCTGCTGCGCGGCCGCGCCGGTCAGGCCCATCATGCCGTGCTCGGCGCGGATGTCGAGGTCGATGCGCCAGTGGCCGCCCTCGGGCTTGACCTGCATGGTCGCGTCGCCGAGCGCCTTGCCGCCGTTGAAGACCTGGTAATTGGCCACGAACGGCTCCAGCGCGAACGCGCTGCCGGGGAGGGCCGCGCCGGTCAGCGTGGCCAGGATCAGGGGCAGGAGGGACTTCATGACGACGCGGGCGAGTCCTGGGGCGCGCACAGGCGCAGGGATTAGGAATGCGTTGTGGAACCCGACGTATTCGGCGCACGGGCCGCGGCGTTCAGGCCGCGATGCCGGTCGCCGGATGGGTCAATCGGCCGGCGAAATCTAAACGCAGCGGCGTAAATAGCGGATGACCGTCGAGGGCCACGGTTGCGCCGTGTTCAGCCAGGCGGCCATCGACGGCCAGTCTCATCACCGCCAGCAACAACGGGTGCTCCACATCGAGTACGCGCGCGGCCAGGGATTCGGGTGTATCTCCGGCATCGATCGCGACCACGGCGTGTGCGATCACGCCACCGGCGTCGAGCTCGGGGATCACGAAATGCACGCTTGCGCCGTGTTCGCGTTCGCCCTCCTCGATCGCCCGCGCATGGGTGTGCAGGCCGCGGAACTTGGGCAGCAGCGAGGGATGGATGTTGATCGTGCGGCCGCGGAAGCGGTCGACGAAGGCGCTGCCGAGGATGCGCAGGTAGCCGGCGCACAAGATCCAGTCCGGACGCACGGCCGCGACCGCTTGCGCGAGATCGGCGTCGAAGGCCTCGCGGCTTGGGTAATTCTTGGGGCTGGCCGACCAGCGCAGCGGCTGCGCGACGCGTTGCAGCGCGGCCGCGGCGGGTTTGTCGGAGAACACGCCGACCACCTCGGCCGTCAGGGTGCCGGCGGCGATGGCGTCGAGCACGGCCTGCAGGTTGCTGCCGCGGCCCGATGCGAGGACGGCGATGCGGGGGAGCGGCTGGGGCATGCGGGCCGGGCGATGGGGCGGGGCTGCATTTTAGGCGATATGGGCGGTGCCGATGGCGGCCCTCGCGCCGGCCCTCACCCCAACCCCTCTCCCGCAGGCGGGAGAGGGACCTAAGCGGGGGCATCGGGTTTTGGTTGTTTTCCCTCTCCCGCTTGCGGCGACCGAAGGAAGTGCAGAGCTGAGAGGGTTAGGGTGAGGGCCGCCCCGTCAGAACTTCGCCTCCACCGAAACGAACCACTGCCGCGGCGCGCCGGTCAGCAAGGTCTGGAACGTGCCCCGCGGGTCGTAATCGCGAAACCCGTTGCTGCCGAGCGTGGCGATGTAGGTCTTGTCGAGCAGGTTGTAGACATTGAGCCCGACCCGCAGCGATTGAATCTGGCCGACATCCTTGCGCTGCCAGCTCACCCCCGCGTCCCACAGCCAGAACGCGTCGGTGCCGGCGTCGTTGCTGTAGGTGTAGTAACGCCGGCCGGTGTACTTGCCGCCCAGGCGCAGTTCGACCTCGCCCACGCCATAGCTGACTTCGGTCGCGAACAACTGCTTGGGCGTATCCACCATCTGCTTGCCGCGTACCTCGACCAGCTTGCCGCTGCTCAGATAATTCGAGCGGTACTGCGAATCGTTGTAGGCGTAACTCGCGAGCCAGCGGAACTGCGCGGTCGGCGTCCACACGAAGGCGAACTCGCCGCCGAGCGTGCGCGCCTTGCCGACATTGGCGAACTGGTTCGGACAGCTGACCACGCCGGGGCAGGGCACGATCACCAGTTGGCGATCGTCGAAATTGACGCCGTACAAGGTGGTCGACAGCTGGTAATGGTCGTCGCCGTAACGCCAACCCAGTTCCAGGGTCTTGGACTGTTCGGGTTTGGCGCTGGCGCGGCTGAGGTCGAACGAAGCCTGAGTCAGCGACCACGCGCCGTTGACCCCGGGCCGGAACGCAGCCTGATTTTCGGCGTAATTGGCGAACACGTCGCTGTGTTCGTTCAAGCTCCAGGCCACGCCGAGCTGCGGCAGGAAGTTGTCGCGCGCGCGCAGCCGTCCGCCGGCGCGGCCGGCGACCACGACGGTGCCGTCGGTAACCACGTCCTGGCCCTTGAAGCCGGCGCTGACGGTCAGGCGATCGTCGAACCAGCGCATCGTGTCCTGCACGAACCACTGGCGGGTGCGGGTGTCGAAGCGCTGGCGGAACAGGCGCTGGGCGAATTCGCTCTGATCGAAGAAGCGCTGGTCGTCGATCGGCCCGGCGATGTTGACGAAACTGCGGCCGGCGCCGTGCACGCTGTCTTCGAACCACACGCCGCCTTCGAGCGTGTGATGCTCCAGTTGGTAACTCGCGCGCGCGTTCAAACCGCTGCGTTCGATGTCGTAACTGGTGATGCGCAGCGCCATCGGGATCGTCGGCGAACTGATGTACGGCGTGAACCAGTGGCCCTGGCCTTCGTTGCGATGGTAATAAGCGGTCGCGTCCACGCGCAGTTTTTCGCTGAGGTCGAATTCGCCCGAGATGCTGGCCAGATCGTCATTGCGGAGGCCGCGCGCGAGGTAGTACGCATCGTCCTTGGTGGTCACGCAGCCGCTGAACTTGCCGTTGGCCGCGGCCAGCGCGCGCTGCCAGTCGGGCGCGTAGTTGTCCCAGTCGTAGCCGCAGCGGCGGATCAGGTCGAGCGACAGGTCCGGATCGTCGGTCTCGTTGCGGCGCGAGGTCGACAACCACGCCGCGATGCGGCCGTTGTCCCATTGATACACGGCCTTGCCGTTGAACTGCCGCTGCTCCTGCACGCCGGCGCCCTTCCAGCGGTCGGCCTGATTGTTCATGCCCGACACGTAGGCGCTGAAGCCGTTGTGCTCGCCGGTGTCGACGCGGACGAAGGCGCGCATCGTCGCGTTGTCGCCGTAGGCGAAGTTGGCGCGCGCGCCGAACTGGCTCTGCGGGTCGGCCGAATGCAGCAGCAACGCGCCGCCGAGATTGCTGGTCGAGGGAATGCGCAACGCGCCCGCGCCCTGGGCGAGTTCGAGTTCGGCGATGTTTTCCGGCAGGATCGCGCGATTGGGCGACAGGCCGTTGTTGTTGGCGTAGCTGTTGTCGCCGAGCGGGATGTCGTCGAGCGCATAGCCCAGTTGGTTCTGGGCGAAGCCGCGGATCGCGATGCGGTTGGACCATTCGTAACTGCCCCACGGATCGGACGATACGAAATGCACGCCGGGCAGTTTCTCCAGCACCTTGACCGGGTTGGTGCCGAGTGCGACGGCCTGCAGTTCGGCCTTGCCGATGCGCTGCACCTGACGGGTTTCGCGATGGCCGACCACCGAGATCGTGTCGAGGGTGGCCGGATCGCCGGCGCCGCTGTCGAGCGGCGCGCCGCTGGCGGCGAGGCTGGCGGTCGCGTGGG
This genomic interval carries:
- a CDS encoding DUF3108 domain-containing protein, translating into MKSLLPLILATLTGAALPGSAFALEPFVANYQVFNGGKALGDATMQVKPEGGHWRIDLDIRAEHGMMGLTGAAAQQSTLFDLVGETYRPLSQTMVRKVLFSKRIITGTYDWAQHAAQWTGDIKEHRRKPIALQDGDMSGLLINLAVVRDAQPGKTLNYRFVDSGRLRPHQYLVSQDLEGVKVDDMSFNAMRVNRVQSGNEETSIWVVDGVPTPVRILQREDGQDTYDLRLVEYKGVNGS
- the murA gene encoding UDP-N-acetylglucosamine 1-carboxyvinyltransferase, which encodes MQKIVVEGGQPLNGEVQISGAKNAVLPILCATLLADAPVTIRNVPRLHDVLTTAKLLGELGAGVSSEGATITVDPTTVNSHVAPYELVKTMRASVLVLGPLLAKYGQAEVSLPGGCAIGSRPVDQHIKGLQALGAEISVENGYIKAHRNGRLKGARFVFDVVSVTGTENVLMAAALAEGTSVIENAAMEPEVVDLADCLNALGANIEHAGSGRIIVHGVEKLHGGSHDVLPDRIETGTFLVAAAMTGGRVTTTRSRADTLDSVLDKLRDAGATIEVDGDRITLDMGGRRVRAVDLVTAPYPAFPTDMQAQFMALNCIAEGVGVINETIFENRFMHVNELLRLGADIRVDGHTAVIRGAARLSGAPVMATDLRASASLILAGLVAQGETTIDRIYHLDRGYENIEEKLSGLGAKIRRVG
- a CDS encoding DUF3108 domain-containing protein, which gives rise to MSHTTDRTVTVRTFKTGLAVLAAALAVVSAPALAVKPFSADYSASYMGMQGNGRMTVAAEGNRWKYSLSITSPLADLQQSTVFEDSNGQLRPVSGSDSSKVLTKKKSVNAAYDWSRSVATWTGDIKPERAGPIKLQSGDLDALLVNLALVRDANAGKPMSYRMVEDGRVKQLSYTVVGKEAITVGGKSQQATKVSSKNGDKETIAWVVPGMPVPARILQRENGSDAIDLRVQAVR
- the purN gene encoding phosphoribosylglycinamide formyltransferase, whose protein sequence is MPQPLPRIAVLASGRGSNLQAVLDAIAAGTLTAEVVGVFSDKPAAAALQRVAQPLRWSASPKNYPSREAFDADLAQAVAAVRPDWILCAGYLRILGSAFVDRFRGRTINIHPSLLPKFRGLHTHARAIEEGEREHGASVHFVIPELDAGGVIAHAVVAIDAGDTPESLAARVLDVEHPLLLAVMRLAVDGRLAEHGATVALDGHPLFTPLRLDFAGRLTHPATGIAA
- a CDS encoding TonB-dependent receptor, translated to MITPIRTPLALALLAALSMTTLAPTARAETAPAASTDATAPHAGDTHATASLAASGAPLDSGAGDPATLDTISVVGHRETRQVQRIGKAELQAVALGTNPVKVLEKLPGVHFVSSDPWGSYEWSNRIAIRGFAQNQLGYALDDIPLGDNSYANNNGLSPNRAILPENIAELELAQGAGALRIPSTSNLGGALLLHSADPQSQFGARANFAYGDNATMRAFVRVDTGEHNGFSAYVSGMNNQADRWKGAGVQEQRQFNGKAVYQWDNGRIAAWLSTSRRNETDDPDLSLDLIRRCGYDWDNYAPDWQRALAAANGKFSGCVTTKDDAYYLARGLRNDDLASISGEFDLSEKLRVDATAYYHRNEGQGHWFTPYISSPTIPMALRITSYDIERSGLNARASYQLEHHTLEGGVWFEDSVHGAGRSFVNIAGPIDDQRFFDQSEFAQRLFRQRFDTRTRQWFVQDTMRWFDDRLTVSAGFKGQDVVTDGTVVVAGRAGGRLRARDNFLPQLGVAWSLNEHSDVFANYAENQAAFRPGVNGAWSLTQASFDLSRASAKPEQSKTLELGWRYGDDHYQLSTTLYGVNFDDRQLVIVPCPGVVSCPNQFANVGKARTLGGEFAFVWTPTAQFRWLASYAYNDSQYRSNYLSSGKLVEVRGKQMVDTPKQLFATEVSYGVGEVELRLGGKYTGRRYYTYSNDAGTDAFWLWDAGVSWQRKDVGQIQSLRVGLNVYNLLDKTYIATLGSNGFRDYDPRGTFQTLLTGAPRQWFVSVEAKF